The sequence TATCGCTCGTTGATATTTCATCACCAGCAGTGCCTTGGTATAATAACGTTATGCGATATTAAACTATCAAGTTTATATTCTTTCATCTCCCATGGCATATACCATGCTTATAATCAAGGTTACTATTATGTATTGTCGTTGTATGCATATGCCACcttcattaaatcaggacccccatcgctccacgttagctcgctcgcgtaggggccctaatcttcagcgccggtagacatggttctggcgacgtcaacACCCAAaagagcttcagccaatcagagggtttgctaaacctcatctgaagcaaaagcgcaaaggacactgggaagctatcaaccaatcaggttacgtctcacatcgttactttaggttcagaacaaattaaccgccaaataattatagctcattaattattcatgagcaactcagtaacggcgccagaaccatgtctacctacgcgatttaatgagggtggcaTATGCCTACATCATTGCTTCAGATGGTCTTCTTTGTTCTGATTTACTCCTATATGTAACCTTCACCGTTGTGTTGCTACATTTTTCCAACTGGAAAATAAAACACTAGTTTGTAGCAAAACAGTCAGTTGTGATATCCATTCTTTGGGGTGGCTAGTTGTACTATTGATAAGCACAGTTTCCAACTGTTTAAACCTAATTCATGGGGCAAATTAAGGCTCAAATACAACATTTACACTGGTTGATCGGTAAGAATTAACGATGAGCCCATGGTAGGTTAAACTTAGTTGTTTAGCTGACACAGACTGGGAACTTAAGTCTTCGTGACACTCTGTAAATCAAAAGGAACTGATACAACGATGTTTAAAGAGAAAGGCATTGAGAGAATAAGAAAATTTGAATATTCCATTCTATGGTTACTATGACTCGTCATCGGCGTCGTATTGGTCATCTAGATCTGCACGGTGCCGTTTTGCGACTGGCACCCGGTGGTCCGTGTCATCGTCGTCGCTCTCTTCATCATAACAGGTGAGGTCTAAACTCATGGAGCTTTCCGTACGGGGAAACGTGTTCGCTGCAAACCTTTTCAAAGCCGCCCTTTGACCCCTGGTTATCAAAAGACCATCACTGATGACCAAGTTGGATGTTGAGGGTCTGTTAGACGATGTTGGTCCCTCTTTTGAAGAAGACTTCCTCTTCGCACCTGGCGCGTAGTTGGTATGTGGGATATCCATACACAGGGACAGGGATTCCGAGACTCGGTACTTCGCGGCAGAAGAACCTGCCCATCGTTTGCCACGGGTGTCCCTCAAGGTCAGTGCCTTCGCCATCCATTTACACAGTTCAGACGTCGTCTGTCACGGCACAATAATCCCATTACACGTGCTTTCACTGATCagttaaccaaccaaccaggcGGTTGTTTGAGTTCGGTTAATATAGAGTCTGCGAAATCCTATAAAACCACAGGCTGGATGCTGGTCTCCAAATGTACGTCAAATCGCAGCGCAAACAAAACTGTATAGTTCGAACAACAGAAATCTCCATAGCAACACGTTTGTGCAGCACGTTCCAGAATGGATTCGTAGGGTGACTCTCTGAAGAACGTCCGTTCATGTGACGTCACTTGAAAATGTTCCTAGTATCGCGGCTTCCCATACGGCGAAAAACTTTTGAATCAAGCCTCTAAACTCGCTTTGTAACTTGTTCCAGACGGTTCCCTCTGTTCAAAGTAGTATTATCTTAAAAACCGCTACATTAGTCTTCGCATACGGAAGCATAAATGTCTAATCAGAAGAAATGAGTCGGAGGAAGTGCGGAGTGCACTGGTGAAACGTatcaaaaccggtatttctgctgcagtaccgtagaaagtcACTAGGTGGCCGatctttgaacttgaccttcgttttctcGAACCCTACCCATCTACCATGTATCATAAATATCGACTTCTCGGGTTATGCTGGCAACCTTCACAGCTGACCATTGACCAATCAACAGcatcgaaaacataaccttcgtAATTGTATCAAGTCCGAGCACAAGCCCATAAAAGTCTATACGTCTTCTTGATTGATCAGCACTGATGCTCGACTAAACTTCTTCCTTTTCATAACTTCCTTGTAGTCGAACAAGACCGATAGGTAACGTTGCTACCAACATACCTGTGTTTACGTCACGTCATAAGGGACAGCCGCGTTGTTCGAAACGTGGCCGGTTGTTCCTTCCTGACGTCATACACGGGTGAAGAATGCGCGTTTCGCTTCGAAAAACAAGTGTTCGAATGTGATGTGGTTACCATAACACTTCTCTTCAAACATTACCCACCTTCCTGGTTCCGGAGACATGGCGATGCCGAAAGAAATAGGCCAGGGCGACGACCAAAGGAACACGTTACGGGCCCTTAATGAGCGGCCTGGCATCTTCGAACTTCTTCCGATACTAGAGGAGGTGGGAGAGGATCAGACTGAGGGTAAGTCTGGGTTGACTTTTAAGGTCAAACATAAAGTTACGTTGCGCCTAAACGTAAACAAACTTTCGGAAATTCTACAGCACAAAAATATCCAAGCATTTCCCAGGATTTGTCACCAGTTGTTTCTTGCAAACTTTCTATTCTAATAACGAGCATTGTAGCTAAGTGACTCGGAGGACAACAGTTCCCTCTCTGTCTTCTCAGCGCCCACAACACCGACACGCCCTCGGCTGACGAAGGAGCAGCGTGAGGCCATGGCCAGGAAACTAAACGGCAAACTGCGAAAGGCTACTGAAGCCATCGTTGCCAAGAGGAAAAACGTCAAAGCATTGGGCGGGCAGACCAAGGACGCCAGCGAGTGTATGACTCAGAAGAGGGAAGTCGATGAAGCTGAAGACAGTTCCTCACCACAGGCGAAGAGAAAAAGGCCACAGGGGTCATCAGAGCGCCCACCACATGCACAAGGCACGTACTGTGACCCCCGCCTGTCCAAAACAGCGCCCATCTATCATGACGTGGTCGCAGGAGACAGAGTTCTGGTAAACGCCATCGCCAGGGACCCCTGCATGCCGGAGGTCGATCTGTGCGCCTGCCGGAACAGTGCAAGTCCCACATACTTCACTGATGGCAGCGGCCGCATCCGGTCCTCCTACCAACAGCATTTGGACAGACACAACAGAAGGTTGCTGAAGCTAGTAGCCCGGCGACTGAAGAGGTGTCAGCGTGGTCAGCCGGACTAGCACGGATAGCCAACAGAAATAAATACCTCGTGCCCAGACAAAGGTTTACGCAGTAATGCTTTTTGTAACTCCCTTGCAACCCACATCTGACAAGGGCACAGTAAAGCAACGAATCAAAGGGCCCGACAGTTATTTGTCCCTTAAAGCGCCACATtcagctatccctggtgctgatagtACTGCATACATGTTAACTGTCACTGGTGCTGATAATGCCTCATGCGTGTTAGCCGTCACTGGTCAGTGCCCCATACGTGTTAGCTATCTATGATACTGTAGAGCCTCATACATGTCAGCTGTTCCTGATAATGCAAGATACACATGACCTGATAGTGCAACGTACATATTAGCTGTCACTGGTGCTGATAGCGCATGTATGTTGCTGTCTCTGGTGCTAATagtacaaaatataaacatgcTAGCTGTCCCTGATAGTACAACATACATGCTAGCCGTCCCTAGTGCTGATAGTGCAACATGCATGCTagctgtccctggtgcagaTAGTGCAACATGCATGctagctgtccctggtgctgataacACAATATACATGCTAGCTGTCGCTGATAGTGAAACATACATgctggctgtccttggtgctgatagtgCAACATGCTTGCTAGCTGTCTCTGATAGCGCAACATACATGCTAGCTGTCCCTGTTGCAGATACTGCAACATACATGCTAGCTATTCCTAGTGCAACATACATGttagctgtccctggtgctgatagcAAAATATACATGCTAGCTGTCCCTGATAGTGCAACATACATGctggctgtccctggtgctgatagtGCAACATGCATGctagctgtccctggtgctgatagcACAACATACATGctagctgtccctggtgctgatagcGCAACATAATGCTTCCCGTCCCTGATAGCACAAGATGCATGCTAGCTGTCCCTGTTGCAGATAGTGCAACATACATGCTAGCTGTTCCTAGTGCAGATAGTGCAACATACATGCTAGCTGTTCCTAGTGCAGATAGTGCAACATGCATGCTAGCTGTCCCTGTTGCAGATAGTGCAACATACATGCTAGCTGTTCCTAGTGCAGATAGTGCAACATACATGCTAGCTGTTCCTAGTGCAGATAGTGCAACATGCATGCTagctgtccctggtgcagaTAGTGCAACATGCATGCCAGCTGTCCCAGCCTGGTGCTGATAGTGCAACATGCATGCTAGCTATCCCTGGTGCAGATAGTGCAACATACATGCTAGCTGTCCCTGAGCTCCTATCCTCTCTTATGTACGAAATGAGCCAAGACAAAATGTTTCTCACAACTGTTTGTACTGATGAGAAATTATTTATTCAGTCAAGTTCTGCTAGAGCACGTAGCATATCACCCATCACGCTTGCATTAAAATGTGGACTTGTTAAAACGGTACCACAACAGTCTAGCCTTTGAAAGGCCTACTCCATAAAAGAACACAGTGGTTTTTCATAATCAGTAAAAAGCAGTGACAACATCAACTCAAAAGCCATAAACCATACTGTTGTACACAATCTAAATCAAACACAAGGCCATGTCAGCATCATCTATAAAATTGAATGTTAGTCTGGCTATTCTGCAACAAATCCATTCTTAATTCCATCCTCTTTGAGTAGGATAGCACAGGTGTGCAGTCCTAGTTGTACTAATAAAGTGCAAGCTTGGGGAAATCTACTAGTCTCAGCACTACGGTAATGTCTTTCACCTCTACGATGCTCCCAACCCCTTTATACAAAATGATACATCAGTTACAAGCAGGAGTTAGGGTCTAGTATACACTGCTTAGCAACAGATGGGGTCTGGCAAAATTACTAAAGACAAATTTACAAGGAAGCAAAAGTGCCACACATGATGATGGACATGATTGAATAGGgaaaatcacaaacaaacacaacaatgCGTGCATATCAAAAATAAACCCTACACGCAGTCTTCTGATGTAATTCTGCTTACCACTGCCAGACCTGACCAGACATTACGCTCTATGCCAACAATCTGTTAAGTAATGTCGGCATCTCTAGTGTATCATTCAGACTCCATTAATAGCAATGTAAAGATCTGCAGGTATTCAGCATGGTTAGCGATGCTGTGTCCTTCCAGCTTGATCATTCTAACTCTAGTCCTAACTTGAAAATTCTCTACACAATACAAGTATCTGCCTGCCAAGCATTTAAAGTggcagcaaaaaaaatcaactcCAAATACATTCAACCTCTCTCTCTCCTGACATAGTTTCTACAATTTCTCTACTCTAACACACAATGAGTTTAAAATTACATTGTCACAAGAACATGGGCAGAATTCTGCACAGGAACTACATAGCCAGacaaaagtgattttttttgttttgctccTTTGTGAAATAGTCATCAGAAAATTCTTCACAGTGAAAACATTCAGTTTCTTAAGAACTCAGTGTACACATGTTTCGCTGGTTCCCTCCCACGCAATGGTGCTGTCTTCATGCTGACCCTCTACTGTTGGGCATCGTCAGTCGTCTGTATAGGAAACAAGACAAACATTGAGTAAAACATGCTGAATGCAATACTTCCATCAAGGAGGTGTACACCTTCTTTGTAATGTgatcttcctttttttgtcacagCTGACGGCATAATCTTCGAAAGGTTGACCTGCAACACAGTAGAAGACCTATTATTGGAAACTTGGTCATCCAAGAAGTCATGTTTGTTAGAACTCAACTGTTAAGATGCGGTGGTTGCAGTTTAAAAGAAGGGCCTTAGAAATAAAATAACCCGGACTACAATGAAGTCCAGAGTACTGCAAATTAACTATGGTTCATGTCCCTTTGGATAACCAAGTTCTCGCAATCTAGCCATTCCCCATTCCAAGTTCTTTGTATTCATCATGGTGAGGACGTGCTTCTACAGCATGCACCAGccacaacatttaaaaaaaaaacacatgcaaAATTAAGGCATAAATTGACAGTGGCAAAAATCATAGGGTGGTAGTGGCTCATGCAACCCATTCAGACACTCACACTTCCATAATGCTACAAAAACAGACCACTAAAAAAAGCATGACATCTGCAACAGCAACCTAGTTTGAGAGCCATGAAAATGAAGGTTTTGAAGGGAAAGTCAGACCCGACAGAGACAACAGTCTCTAAAGAAGAAAACGTTTCCCGATCTTTCTTCCCCTTCCCCAGAATAAAGAGTAGGCCTTGAAACCAGCTTCTAATAGTTCTGCAGCAGGAAGACACCAATGTGTAAAATCACTTATCTTGGTTTCACTCAGTATTCTTCTTGTGTGGGTGTCTTTACCTATCCTTACAATGTACCTTCCTGATTTAGCCATTTAATCCAATTgggtacagtaactgtatgtTAAGTTATGATGTTTCTATACTCAGTGTAGATtatgtgaaaatcttcttactACTGGGTCGAAGTTGTAGACTGACTATATCAAGGAAGTGTGAGTGTGTTTCTAAACATTGCAAACGAGACAAAACGTAATGTTCCCATTACGTTGTGGTTTTGGAAAACTACAACAGAGCTATCAGTACTTGTGTGCAGTAAGAAAGTGGCTACGTGTTCAGTGTTACAGGTGTTTTTCTGGAAGCTTTGCTGCAGACAAGACACTACAGAAGCAGAGGTTTCAAGGCCTGAAAGGGGGATGGGACAGTGTGTTCAGCTAGTCCTAGGACCCTCCTGAACAGCTCTATCTTTCCGAGGTGAGAATCTGACCTTCCCCCGTCCCGTTAGTCGTGACCTGCTGCTCCCCCTCTTCCTTGTGCACCACCACCTTAGTGACCGTCATGTCAGGGTTTTGGTCTGCAGCTTCCTTAATCAGGTCAGCAAGAGCCTGAGGCGGTAGAAAAGTCAGAGACAGGAAGCGTTGATGGGTTTGTAGAGAGCAAGAACGATCAACACCATAGAGCTAGTGCTACGGGACGGTGGAGGGGGTAGCTACCTAAAACACTCCTTCCATTGttaaaggaaaaaacaaaaatcgGGGTACCTAGTTTGCTGCTCAGGTGCAATAGTGTTTACCTCTCAGTAAGGGACCGAGCTATCAAGCATTCTTGCAATGATTACTCACAGCACAGGCTGGACTTGGAAGGTGCAAGGTGGTGAAATGCAGGACTTTTGAGAGGAAGACAAACAAAACTTACTGCAAGCAACACATAAAGCACTATGGAAGACTAAGATGTGCAAAAGTGCCAATGTGACACACTTGTGCAGTGCTATGCGTAATGTTTTTAagaattttaactttttttaagcaTGGGGCACAAGGTTATTTGCAGGGTGTTTCAAGCGTAAGAATTTATGGAAAGTTCTATCTAGAATGGTTTATAGTTTTTAATTTGAGTTGCTTGCATGgcaaaaacttgtgagaagtctTCTATATTCATGCCAACAGCTTTCATGCAATGAATATGAACAAATGAATATGGTGGGAAACTGAAAACGGTAAGTAAAAAGTAGGACTAGAAAGTTGATTATCAACAAAACATTCTACAACACAGAGCAGACACATTAGCAAAGTATGCATGGTCACCGGTCACTGGCAACAAGTTATTCCTACCTTCATTTCATTAGTAGGTATCACGTGGGACACTTTCCTTCTAGTATATCTTTAGAGCTTTTTCTGGTTACTCTACTCTTTATCATTAACAAATTAGTCACTGGAATAACATCATTCAAGACTATGCATTGCACAACATACTATATACAAGTATATATACACAATGACTATACGTAGGGACATTTTATGGTAGCAGTATTTGAGGAAAAATGAACATATTTTACCGCTTGTAAGTGGAGTAGACATAGACATGTTAGTTTGGGGTAAAAGGTTGAATAAGAACTTTCTCTTCAGAGACATGGgaacatttttgttacacaCTCTAGAAGTTGACTTTGTAGTTTGAACTGGCAAAACACTTTTTACAGCCAACAGAAATATCAAAAAGTTTTCTGCAGACACTAAAAAGTAGTACGCTCTCTATGTGACAGGTGTTAGTACTAAAGTTGTGATACTAAGATTTTAATATGAATGAAACTCGGGTACACTTGAGCAGGCCAAAAGAAAAGTTTACATTATCTAATCAAGGTGAACAAAGTGGGCCGAACAAGGACTCGTGGTTAAAGATTAGATCCCACCACCTAGGGAGACACCACTGGACGGGGGTGTCCTCACCTCATCCTGGTTTGACTCCCCTGTGAGGACAGTGGTTCTTTCCATGTGAGTCTCTAGCGTGCCATCTTTCTTCATGTACTGCACAAGGTAAGGTGTGGCAATAAGACACCAATAGTGTGCTCCGCTAAGTGACATTACCACGAGAGCTTCTCTCATTCTTTTTATGACCTTCTATTCCATTTTGAGAGCAATTTGACCCTTAAACACCAAGTCTAAAAGTggtagacagaaaagaaaataattggGGTGTTTCTTAAGCCTACAGTTTGAAGCTAGTTAATAGGGCAGTGTCAAATCACTTTGAACACAAATTTAGGCTGCACAACTGTTCCAGGTTTATAACAGTTCTGCCCTCCCCAAAACATTTGCATCCCTTTAGTGTAGGAATCATTCCATCAacaatttttatatttggaaGCAGGCTACCTGTCACCTATCGACCTTAGTAACTTTATGTGTCCTTGCTAGATCTGATCTTTCACACCTACTGGTATAACCATGCAAGATCTGTGCTAAGAAATACAACTTCCTTTACATAAACTTTTGACTTGAAGTAACACTTCCTTGAAGTAATCATCTGGGACATTTCCAAGACTAGGTAACAAGAGGAATTTGAGTTGCCTCGTGTCCTGCCAACAGTAACCATGGCTAAAGTACAAAATCACAATTATGCAATGCTTGATATAAATCAAAGGTAAAGTGCAAAATAAATACATTCATGCTTAGGAAGGACTGAGTGATAAACATATACAAGAATAAACGTAGAGATGCACACTGTAGTGATGGCATGAAGCTCCATGTACACTTAGGTATCTTTCAGTCTTTCCACACCCCAAAAAATTGTATGTGTATAATTTATTCTAGGCAGTTTGATTGTGACCTTAATGTGACAAAGCATAAATTGTCCTTGATTGATCTCATATCTAGGTTGGAACACAAATGAAATAACTGTAACTGTAGAATGGGATATGCCGGTGGGGTTATTTTAAGGGGGGTATCGTGGTGGAAGGATGGAGTTCAGCGGATGAGTTGGGAGGGGTGTCATGGTGGTGCCAAATGAGCAGAAGGTTTACCTGATCGTGGTCAATGTCAGTATCCCCCGTAATGACGATTCTCTTCTCAATGCGTGTTTCTGCCACGCCACCCTTCACCGTCTTAAGGagcaaccaccaccaccacggAGAGGCAGgcagagagaaggagagagatgaGGACACACCAGATCAGCACAAAGTCTCCACATagaacatctacatgtacacattctaCCAACAACCTCCCGTTTACTCGACAAAACATTGTGTTCACTGAGAAGGTATGTTACTAGTCTTCCCTTACATCTGCAGCACTTTGCACCCACCCCCAGTTACCAGAGAAGGACCAACAGTGcagagaggtacatgtactttgggttGAGGCTCTGCTCAGAAGCAACATAACACAAACCGATGCTACATTTGGGGAAGTGAACATTTTGTCGAGAAACTTGTGGTTTTCCATCACGAGGGATTGGCAGAAACGTTGGTCCAACTGGAATTATCCTATGGGTTATTGTGCAGGCACGTATCCATGCAACATGCACGCATGCAAGATCGGAGGAACTAGCTGACATGTACATACTCCATTCCCATATCCATCACTATTGCACATATGCTCCTAGCGTTATGCAATTAGTATCTATTATTATTAATATATGGGCACCAATTTCTATGCCTTTGGTTCTTACATGTAAATGCTACTATGCACATGCATGGTACAGCATGTATTAACAGTTAGCGATTGTTAAGTTCTGGTGTTGTGGACCTGCCAAAGGGTTTAGGCCTTACTCTTGCTATCTCTCTAGGATGTAACCTAAGTTCACGTGGTGATTGTGACTGCGCAACCAATGAGGACTGTAGTGACCGGTAACCATGGATACCTTAGTGATGTGTGTGGTGGTTGTCGTGGAGATAGTCTCGCTGGTGACTGTCTGCGCGCTGACAAGCACACCAGGGTCCTGGTCGGGCTCTCCGTCCTCGTTTTGTTCATACGTGATGGTTTTGGACTCAGTTTTCACAATAGGGACAGACGACGTGAACTCAGGTTGGGCCTCATCGGAGGCCACATATTTGACCGTTTCTGTCTTAACCTCCACGGTGGGGGGTTCCTGAAATCACAAGCCTTGTCAATGAGGGTTCACACTCGGGGGTCATGACATTTCTGCACTAGCATCTACAAGTgccgcagcagcagcagagCAATTAGCAAAGTCAGT comes from Branchiostoma lanceolatum isolate klBraLanc5 chromosome 2, klBraLanc5.hap2, whole genome shotgun sequence and encodes:
- the LOC136427628 gene encoding uncharacterized protein translates to MAMPKEIGQGDDQRNTLRALNERPGIFELLPILEEVGEDQTEAPTTPTRPRLTKEQREAMARKLNGKLRKATEAIVAKRKNVKALGGQTKDASECMTQKREVDEAEDSSSPQAKRKRPQGSSERPPHAQGTYCDPRLSKTAPIYHDVVAGDRVLVNAIARDPCMPEVDLCACRNSASPTYFTDGSGRIRSSYQQHLDRHNRRLLKLVARRLKRCQRGQPD